GATGTCGCCGCAGATGGCGATGTTGAGCCGGTGCAGCCGGCCCTTGGCGCGGCGGATGGTCAGCGCGTCGAGCAGCGCCTGCGTCGGGTGCTCGTGCTTGCCGTCGCCGGCGTTGATCACCGCGCAGTTCACCTTCTGCGCCAGCAGGTCCACCGCGCCGGACTGGGGATGGCGCACGACCAGCAGGTCGGGATGCATGGCGTTGAGCGTGAGCGCCGTGTCGATCAGCGTCTCGCCCTTCTTGATCGAGCTCGCCTGCATCGACATGTTCATCACGTCCGCCCCGAGCCGCTTGCCCGCCAGCTCGAAGCTGGACTGCGTGCGGGTCGAGTTCTCGAAGAACATGTTGATCTGGGTGAGCCCGGCCAGCGCGTTGGCGTGCTTGTCGCGCTGGCGCGACAGGGTCACGTAGCGCTCGGCCAGATCGAGCAGGGTGGTGATTTCATCCGGACGAAGGGGCTCGATGCCCAGAAGATGGCGCTGGTCGAAACGCATGGATCGGCTCCCCTGAAGTTGCGGCGGTTATAGAAACGCAGGGCCCGCGCGACAAGTGGTCGCGAATTTCCGGCAAGTCGCCGCCCCCACGTCAGGCGCCGTCCGCTCAGGGCGCCTCGAGCAGCGTCACCGTCGTGTCGCCGTAGCGGCGGCTGTCGAGCGGGGCGAACCCCTCGGGCGCCGCCTGCGGGCCGCTCTCTTCCCAGACGATCAGCGCGCCCGGGGCGAGCCAGCCCTGCGCCCGTGCCGCCTCGAGCGCCCGGCCGCCGAGCGACTGGCCGTAGGGCGGATCGAGGAAGACCAGCGTCGCCTGCGCCTCGGCGGCGGGCAGGCGGGTGGCATTGCAGGAAAGGAGCCGCGCCCGGTCCTCGCAGCCGAGCAGGCGGATGTTCTGCCGGATCAGCTTCTGCGCCACGCGCCCGTCGTCGACGAAGGTGGCCGAGACCGCGCCGCGCGACAGCGCCTCGAGCCCCAGCGCGCCGGTGCCGGCGAAGAGGTCGAGCACCGTCGCCCCCTCGAAGGGCTCGCCGAAGCGCCCGCCGCCCAGCATGTTGAAGAGGCTCTCGCGCACCCGGTCGGTGGTCGGGCGCAGATGCGCGCCCGGATCGCCCTTGCCGACGGCGCTCAGCGCCCGGCCGCGCCAGTCTCCGGCGATGATCCTCATGGCTTCAGCAACGCCTTGAGGTCGCTTTCCGCATCGGCCACCACCTCGGGATCGGCGCTCCTGCCGGCCTCGATCAGCCGCTTGCCGACCATGTAGGCGCGCGGATCGTTCATCGCGTCGAGCGCGATCAGCCGGCCCTCGCGGTAGTACCAGTGCGACACCGGCCCCGCGCCGCCATCCCGCACCACGACCCGGTCGTAGCCCGCGTTGAGCCCGGCGATCTGCAGCTTCACGTCGTACTGGTCGGACCAGAACCACGGCTTCGGCTGGTAGGGCGCATCCGCTCCCATGATGTTGTCGGCCACCGCCTCGGCCATGTCGATGGCATTGCCGACGCTCTCGAGCCGCATCTGCGCGCCGCCGAGCGGGAAGGAGGCGCAGTCGCCCGCGGCCCAGACGCCGGGGGCCGAGCAGCGGCCCATCGCGTCGGTGCGGATGCCGTTCTGGATGGCGATGCCCGCGGCCTCGGCGACCGAGGTCTCGGGCAGGATGCCGACGCCGACGATGACGAAATCGA
The Salipiger sp. H15 DNA segment above includes these coding regions:
- a CDS encoding aspartate carbamoyltransferase catalytic subunit, which encodes MRFDQRHLLGIEPLRPDEITTLLDLAERYVTLSRQRDKHANALAGLTQINMFFENSTRTQSSFELAGKRLGADVMNMSMQASSIKKGETLIDTALTLNAMHPDLLVVRHPQSGAVDLLAQKVNCAVINAGDGKHEHPTQALLDALTIRRAKGRLHRLNIAICGDIAHSRVARSNLLLLHKMENRIRLVGPATLMPSGIADFGAEVYDDMAEGLKDVDVVMMLRLQKERMDGGFIPSEREYYHRWGLDAEKLAHAKPDAIVMHPGPMNRGVEIDGTIADDINRSVIQEQVEMGVAVRMAAMDLLARNLRARPTDLAV
- the rsmD gene encoding 16S rRNA (guanine(966)-N(2))-methyltransferase RsmD; the protein is MRIIAGDWRGRALSAVGKGDPGAHLRPTTDRVRESLFNMLGGGRFGEPFEGATVLDLFAGTGALGLEALSRGAVSATFVDDGRVAQKLIRQNIRLLGCEDRARLLSCNATRLPAAEAQATLVFLDPPYGQSLGGRALEAARAQGWLAPGALIVWEESGPQAAPEGFAPLDSRRYGDTTVTLLEAP